The following are encoded in a window of Shewanella psychrotolerans genomic DNA:
- the nagP gene encoding N-acetylglucosamine MFS transporter NagP, producing MEMTLNSESKRSSAIPMAIVAGLFFILGFATWLNGSLMPYLKQILQLSPFQASLILFSFYIAVTFTALPSAWVIRKVGYKTGMALGMGIMMLAGLLFIPAAKTQIFVLFLFAQLVMGTGQTLLQTAVNPYVVRIGPEESAAARVSVMGILNKGAGVIAPLVFTALILDSFKDRVGMELTQVQIDEMANSLVYPYMGMALFIGFLAILVKKSPLPELENEDDEADAGKGHTREALSHPNLVLGVVALFFYVAVEVIAGDTIGTFALSLGVENYGVMTSYTMICMVLGYTLGILTIPRFISQPKALMISAMLGLVLTLGILFGDNNSYAIANTLLVPFGGAMLPDTLLMIAFLGLANAIVWPAVWPLALSGMGRLTSTGSALLVMGIAGGAFGPLFWGLTSSATSLGQQGGYMVMLPCYLFILFYAVKGHKMKSWK from the coding sequence ATGGAAATGACATTAAATAGTGAAAGTAAGCGCAGTAGCGCGATCCCTATGGCGATTGTCGCAGGACTGTTCTTTATTCTAGGGTTTGCAACTTGGTTAAATGGCTCACTGATGCCTTATCTTAAACAGATCCTTCAACTTTCCCCCTTTCAAGCTTCGCTCATCCTTTTCTCTTTTTATATTGCCGTGACATTTACAGCGCTTCCTTCTGCTTGGGTCATTCGTAAAGTCGGTTATAAAACGGGTATGGCATTAGGCATGGGGATAATGATGCTGGCGGGCTTGTTGTTTATTCCCGCGGCTAAGACCCAAATATTTGTCCTGTTTCTTTTTGCTCAATTGGTGATGGGGACTGGGCAGACTTTGTTGCAAACCGCTGTTAATCCTTATGTGGTGCGTATTGGCCCTGAAGAATCCGCTGCTGCTCGTGTTAGCGTAATGGGTATCCTTAATAAAGGTGCTGGCGTTATTGCACCGTTAGTATTCACCGCACTGATTCTAGATAGCTTTAAAGATCGCGTCGGCATGGAGCTGACTCAAGTTCAAATCGATGAGATGGCCAATAGCTTAGTTTATCCCTATATGGGAATGGCACTGTTTATCGGGTTCTTAGCCATCTTAGTGAAGAAGTCTCCTTTGCCTGAGCTAGAAAATGAAGATGATGAAGCGGACGCTGGTAAAGGTCATACTCGTGAAGCGCTGTCTCATCCGAACCTTGTATTAGGTGTTGTAGCGCTGTTTTTCTACGTTGCCGTTGAGGTAATCGCTGGCGATACCATAGGTACTTTTGCACTGTCATTGGGCGTTGAAAACTACGGCGTTATGACCTCATATACCATGATCTGTATGGTGTTAGGTTACACATTAGGTATTTTGACTATCCCGCGTTTTATCTCTCAACCCAAGGCGCTAATGATCTCTGCGATGCTAGGGCTTGTACTAACCCTAGGGATTTTGTTTGGCGACAATAACTCTTACGCCATAGCAAATACCCTGCTGGTACCGTTTGGTGGCGCCATGTTACCCGATACCTTGTTAATGATCGCTTTTCTTGGTCTTGCCAATGCGATTGTTTGGCCTGCGGTGTGGCCGCTAGCGTTATCGGGTATGGGAAGGTTGACTAGCACTGGTTCAGCGTTGTTGGTGATGGGCATTGCTGGTGGTGCTTTCGGTCCACTATTTTGGGGGCTAACGAGTTCGGCAACGTCACTCGGACAGCAGGGCGGTTATATGGTGATGTTACCCTGTTATCTGTTTATTCTGTTTTATGCGGTTAAAGGGCATAAAATGAAAAGCTGGAAATAA
- the nagX gene encoding transmembrane glucosamine N-acetyltransferase NagX, whose protein sequence is MEASLKKSVKPRLMSLDALRGFDMFWILGGEALFAGLLAWTGWQGWKIAAAQMQHSQWHGFTFYDLIFPLFIFLSGVALGLSPKRLDKLPLTARLPVYRHAFKRLALLLFFGVLYNHGWGAGVPAALDEIRYASVLGRIAFAWFFAAMLVWHTSLKTQIGVAMVLLFGYAFIQLFVPVPGGSAGDLSMAGSINAYVDSLLLPGVSYQGRATDPEGILSTIPAVINALAGVFTGRFIANPHPKGEWAKVGILFLVGIAILGLGWLSNEVIPVNKDLWTSSFVLVTTGWSLIFLGLFYALVDVLRLHRFAFVFVVIGCNAIIIYLASSLVKWQFVSASLFGGLIDALPGSMQMFAATIGVLTVQWLLLYWMYKRGIFIKV, encoded by the coding sequence ATGGAAGCAAGCCTGAAAAAATCGGTGAAACCACGGCTTATGTCACTCGATGCGTTGCGTGGATTCGATATGTTTTGGATCCTCGGCGGCGAGGCTTTGTTTGCCGGCTTATTGGCCTGGACGGGATGGCAAGGCTGGAAGATTGCGGCTGCGCAGATGCAGCATAGTCAGTGGCATGGATTTACTTTTTATGATTTGATTTTTCCGCTGTTTATTTTCTTATCTGGTGTCGCATTGGGTTTATCTCCTAAGCGGCTCGATAAGCTACCTTTGACGGCCCGCTTGCCTGTCTACCGTCACGCGTTTAAGCGTCTGGCGTTATTACTCTTTTTCGGTGTTCTTTATAATCATGGTTGGGGAGCAGGAGTTCCTGCAGCACTCGATGAGATCCGTTATGCGAGCGTTCTCGGGCGTATCGCCTTTGCTTGGTTTTTTGCAGCGATGCTGGTTTGGCACACAAGCTTAAAGACTCAGATTGGCGTTGCTATGGTATTGCTGTTTGGTTATGCCTTTATCCAGCTTTTTGTGCCAGTTCCCGGTGGAAGTGCTGGTGACTTGTCAATGGCAGGCTCAATCAACGCTTATGTGGATAGCCTGCTGCTACCAGGCGTTAGTTACCAAGGTCGAGCAACGGATCCAGAAGGAATCTTATCAACCATTCCCGCGGTTATTAATGCGTTAGCAGGGGTATTTACAGGACGCTTCATTGCTAATCCTCACCCAAAAGGGGAGTGGGCAAAGGTAGGGATTCTATTTTTAGTGGGTATAGCCATACTAGGATTAGGTTGGTTATCTAATGAGGTTATTCCAGTTAATAAGGACCTATGGACCAGTAGCTTTGTGTTGGTGACTACGGGCTGGAGCTTGATATTTTTGGGACTTTTCTATGCCTTGGTCGATGTGCTCAGATTGCATCGTTTTGCCTTTGTATTTGTCGTTATAGGTTGTAATGCCATTATCATTTATCTAGCCTCAAGCCTTGTTAAATGGCAATTCGTTTCAGCGAGTCTTTTTGGTGGCCTTATTGATGCATTACCTGGGTCAATGCAGATGTTTGCTGCAACGATTGGGGTGCTCACGGTGCAGTGGTTGTTACTGTATTGGATGTATAAACGTGGCATTTTCATTAAAGTTTAA
- a CDS encoding tryptophan halogenase family protein has product MDIKKIIIVGGGTAGWLAANHIGKAFEGNDTVSISLIESPDIPTIGVGEGTVPAIRKSLKQFGISESEFIRSCDVTFKQSIKFVNWMDKHRHGEGNFYHHLFDMPSPLGEDLTEYWLRERSGSDGAPSFGEFYGELVSPQHAVCESYKAPKQITHAEYEGSLGYAYHLNAAKFALLLASNAKTRFNVEHISANVVDVRLNETGHIESLKTDSQGRLYADFYIDCSGFEALLIDKALKVPFVDKSNELFVDRAVAVQVPIAEDAPIPPFTIATAHQAGWIWDIALTNRRGVGFVYSSKYMNEQTALKKLEYYLGEDLAQYQHRVLPMKVGYRKQFFYKNCLSLGLAQGFLEPLEATSILLTDFAAGYLASRFPTDVDELDLLSAQFNKVMTYAWERVVEFVKLHYCISDRSDSPFWIDNRDPSSIPPELIKRLTLWQTHIPIREDFFSKFEVFDLDNYLYVLYGMAYGTSLRTSLSTDKRQWKAHSERIKQVGDALTQELPQHRQLLDKIIRYGLQKT; this is encoded by the coding sequence ATGGATATAAAAAAAATCATCATTGTCGGTGGCGGTACTGCTGGTTGGCTCGCCGCAAACCATATTGGCAAAGCCTTTGAGGGGAATGATACCGTCTCTATTAGCCTTATTGAGTCACCCGATATTCCAACAATTGGCGTCGGCGAAGGCACAGTCCCAGCTATTCGTAAGAGTTTAAAGCAATTTGGGATTAGCGAGAGCGAGTTTATTAGAAGCTGTGATGTGACATTTAAACAGTCGATTAAATTTGTTAATTGGATGGACAAACATCGTCATGGTGAGGGGAACTTTTATCATCACCTCTTCGATATGCCAAGTCCGTTAGGTGAGGATTTAACTGAATACTGGTTAAGAGAGCGAAGCGGCTCTGATGGTGCTCCCTCTTTTGGTGAGTTTTATGGTGAGCTCGTCTCGCCTCAACATGCCGTATGTGAATCCTATAAAGCGCCTAAGCAGATAACCCATGCTGAATATGAAGGCTCACTTGGCTACGCTTATCATCTTAATGCCGCAAAGTTCGCTTTACTGTTAGCCAGTAACGCAAAAACTCGTTTCAATGTGGAGCATATCAGCGCAAATGTCGTTGATGTAAGGCTTAATGAAACTGGCCATATTGAATCGCTTAAAACCGATAGTCAGGGTAGGTTATATGCTGATTTTTATATCGACTGTAGTGGATTTGAAGCGCTACTCATCGATAAGGCCCTAAAGGTGCCTTTTGTCGATAAATCTAACGAGCTGTTTGTCGATAGGGCGGTTGCCGTTCAGGTACCTATTGCTGAAGATGCACCTATTCCGCCTTTTACCATTGCAACGGCCCACCAAGCTGGATGGATCTGGGATATTGCCTTAACTAATCGGCGCGGCGTAGGCTTTGTTTATTCATCAAAGTATATGAATGAACAAACCGCCCTTAAAAAGTTGGAGTATTATCTAGGTGAGGATTTAGCCCAATACCAGCATCGTGTATTACCGATGAAAGTGGGTTATAGGAAGCAATTTTTTTATAAAAATTGTTTGTCTTTAGGTTTGGCTCAAGGCTTTTTAGAGCCGCTGGAAGCGACTTCTATCCTATTAACCGATTTCGCTGCAGGCTATTTGGCGAGTCGATTTCCGACTGACGTAGATGAGCTTGATTTGCTGTCTGCGCAGTTTAATAAGGTGATGACCTATGCATGGGAAAGGGTTGTCGAGTTTGTTAAGTTACACTACTGCATATCAGATCGCAGTGATTCGCCGTTTTGGATTGATAATCGAGATCCCAGTTCTATTCCGCCAGAGCTAATAAAAAGATTAACACTCTGGCAAACCCATATCCCAATTAGGGAAGATTTCTTTAGTAAGTTTGAGGTGTTTGATTTAGATAACTATCTCTATGTGCTTTACGGTATGGCTTACGGTACTTCTTTAAGAACTAGTCTTTCAACAGACAAGAGGCAATGGAAGGCACATAGTGAACGTATTAAACAGGTTGGAGATGCATTGACTCAAGAGTTACCTCAGCATAGGCAATTGCTCGATAAAATCATTCGCTATGGATTACAGAAAACCTGA
- a CDS encoding family 20 glycosylhydrolase — translation MNNKLVAVAMVLSLSCIACNASRSQNTDIASQSSSVAHLTQNQLNEFADSLVVTYKTVTNYPQQCTTSGVDGRCFAAQITLTPNAELPTGDWAIYYSQMRPVKQVLSDQFNIKHIKGDLHRITPTEKFGGFSKGQAQTIDFLGELWQLSETDAMPNYYMVVPGFNPAVIKSTMLGIDVDTGMETRPYTASYTNAETQYKRSDTDRLQWAKPEVLFRANEGVVNDPSRAINTIIPTPKAQILDTHLAATSLKSGYRLSLGDVQRSSVDAALNRLQRLGVNETSNGALLELKPLKKLLVAGGYQLTILPNKISIYAADDAGYSYGIASLASLIDVKELTVNAMRIEDEPRYPFRGMHVDVARNFHSKQFVLDLIDQMAAYKLNKLHLHMADDEGWRLEIDGLPELTDIGSKRCHDLSEDTCLLPQLGSGPSADAKVNGYYTKADYIEILQYASARQIQVIPSMDMPGHSRAAIKAMEARFRKLMALGETAAANEYRLIDPQDKTQYASIQYYDDNTLNVCMESTFHFVDKVVDEIAKLHQQAGQPLTIYHIGADETAGAWVDSPVCQAFLKSNDKGVASEKDYGAYFIERVSNLLAQKGIKPAGWSDGMSHTRVDRMPKVSQSNIWDVVSHDGFKRAHDQANLGWDTVLSNPEVLYFDFPYEADPKEHGYYWASRSSSERKLYSFMPDNLPANAEQWTDIEGRPFEADDTLKRDETGTRISGPLAKDVKFSGIQGQIWSETIRSDDVAEYMIFPRLLVLAERAWHQADWEVPYQYQGAIYNQNSGHFTQEMRAKQQAQWTQFANTLGHKELIKLDRADIAYRVPTVGAMIKDGLLFTNTIYPGLAVEYRVNDGPWQRYFEAVRVLGNVEVRAIAADGQRRGRVLSVN, via the coding sequence ATGAACAATAAACTTGTCGCAGTCGCTATGGTGCTTAGTTTAAGCTGCATAGCTTGCAATGCATCAAGATCGCAAAATACCGATATAGCTTCCCAGTCTAGTTCAGTTGCTCATTTGACTCAAAACCAGCTCAATGAGTTTGCAGATTCATTAGTCGTTACCTATAAGACTGTGACCAATTATCCACAGCAATGTACCACATCTGGTGTCGACGGCCGCTGTTTTGCCGCGCAAATAACATTAACTCCTAACGCAGAATTGCCTACTGGCGATTGGGCTATCTATTACAGTCAGATGCGCCCTGTAAAACAGGTGTTATCAGATCAGTTTAATATCAAGCATATTAAAGGTGACTTACACCGGATCACTCCTACGGAGAAATTTGGCGGATTTAGTAAGGGTCAAGCTCAGACTATCGATTTTCTCGGAGAGCTCTGGCAGTTATCAGAAACCGACGCCATGCCTAATTATTATATGGTGGTTCCGGGGTTTAATCCTGCGGTGATAAAAAGCACCATGCTAGGAATAGATGTTGATACCGGTATGGAGACTCGCCCGTATACCGCGTCTTATACCAATGCCGAAACCCAATATAAGCGCAGCGACACAGATCGATTACAGTGGGCAAAACCTGAAGTATTGTTTAGGGCAAATGAGGGCGTGGTTAACGATCCTAGTCGAGCAATTAACACCATTATTCCTACCCCTAAGGCACAAATTTTAGATACTCATCTTGCTGCCACCTCATTAAAGAGCGGCTATCGTTTATCACTTGGTGATGTACAGCGCAGCAGTGTCGATGCCGCGTTAAATCGTTTGCAGCGTTTAGGGGTCAATGAAACCTCAAATGGTGCTCTACTGGAACTTAAGCCACTTAAAAAGTTGTTAGTGGCTGGTGGTTATCAGCTCACTATATTACCCAATAAGATCAGTATTTATGCGGCTGACGATGCTGGGTACTCATATGGTATTGCCTCACTCGCCAGTCTAATTGATGTAAAAGAGTTAACAGTCAATGCTATGCGCATTGAAGATGAGCCTAGATATCCATTTAGAGGCATGCATGTTGATGTTGCGCGAAACTTTCACAGTAAACAATTTGTGTTAGATCTGATCGATCAAATGGCGGCTTATAAACTGAATAAGCTTCATCTGCATATGGCTGACGATGAAGGTTGGCGTCTTGAAATCGATGGTTTGCCCGAGCTAACCGATATTGGCAGTAAGCGCTGTCATGACCTAAGCGAAGATACTTGTCTGTTACCACAACTGGGAAGTGGGCCAAGTGCAGATGCTAAAGTAAATGGGTATTACACCAAGGCCGATTATATCGAGATTTTACAATATGCATCTGCAAGGCAGATCCAAGTGATTCCCTCTATGGATATGCCAGGTCATTCTCGCGCCGCAATTAAAGCGATGGAAGCGCGTTTTCGAAAATTAATGGCGCTAGGAGAGACCGCTGCTGCAAATGAGTATCGGTTGATCGACCCACAAGATAAGACTCAATATGCATCGATTCAGTATTATGACGACAACACCTTGAATGTGTGTATGGAGTCAACGTTCCACTTTGTCGACAAAGTGGTCGATGAGATAGCTAAGCTGCATCAGCAAGCCGGTCAACCATTAACTATTTATCATATTGGCGCAGACGAAACTGCTGGTGCATGGGTTGATTCGCCCGTATGCCAGGCTTTTTTGAAGAGTAATGATAAAGGTGTCGCTAGCGAAAAGGATTATGGCGCTTATTTCATCGAACGCGTGTCTAATCTATTGGCACAGAAAGGCATAAAGCCCGCAGGTTGGAGTGATGGCATGAGCCATACTCGTGTCGATCGTATGCCAAAGGTTAGCCAGAGTAATATCTGGGATGTGGTGTCTCATGACGGCTTTAAGCGAGCACATGATCAAGCTAATTTAGGCTGGGATACGGTATTAAGCAATCCTGAGGTGCTCTATTTTGACTTCCCCTACGAAGCCGATCCTAAAGAGCATGGTTACTACTGGGCTAGTCGCAGCAGTAGTGAGCGTAAATTATATAGCTTTATGCCAGATAACTTGCCAGCGAATGCTGAGCAATGGACTGATATAGAGGGGCGTCCATTTGAAGCTGACGATACCCTAAAGCGTGATGAAACAGGAACGCGGATCAGCGGGCCGTTAGCTAAGGACGTTAAGTTTTCGGGGATCCAGGGGCAGATTTGGAGCGAAACGATTCGTAGTGATGATGTGGCTGAATACATGATCTTTCCAAGATTACTGGTGCTCGCTGAACGTGCTTGGCATCAGGCCGATTGGGAAGTGCCTTATCAATATCAAGGCGCGATTTATAATCAAAACAGCGGTCACTTTACCCAAGAGATGCGTGCTAAGCAGCAGGCGCAATGGACACAGTTTGCCAATACCTTAGGCCATAAAGAGTTGATAAAACTCGATCGAGCAGATATCGCTTATCGCGTCCCCACCGTTGGGGCGATGATTAAAGATGGCTTGCTTTTTACTAATACTATTTATCCTGGGTTAGCGGTCGAGTATAGAGTCAACGATGGGCCTTGGCAGCGTTACTTTGAGGCGGTGAGAGTCCTAGGTAACGTAGAGGTAAGAGCTATCGCAGCAGACGGTCAACGCAGGGGACGTGTGTTATCCGTTAATTAA
- the nagA gene encoding N-acetylglucosamine-6-phosphate deacetylase: protein MKQTLIADQVFDGEVFHQNLPVTIDDGHIIAFDTVANVKPVRVNGTLVPGFIDIQVNGGGGALLNADRSVACIETIGRAHAQFGTTGFLPTLITDDIDVMRTAADAVAESLAQGCDGVLGVHFEGPHLSLPKKGVHPQSYIRRISDAELAIFCRKDLGIKVVTLAPENVSVEVIKALVAEDVRVCLGHSNADYDTVVAALEAGATGFTHLYNAMSPMGSREPGMVGAAIESRDAWCGLIVDGHHVHAAAAKVAIYAKPKGKVMLVTDAMPPVGMAQDASFELFGTQVIRQGDRLNAVTGELAGCVLDMAQAVNNSVSMLGLELSEALRMASLYPAQFIGQDSVRGTLKVGNKADMVLLDSQRQVTRTYIGGKLVYQV from the coding sequence ATGAAGCAAACCTTAATCGCCGATCAGGTCTTTGATGGTGAGGTGTTTCATCAAAACTTACCTGTGACCATCGACGATGGTCACATTATAGCGTTCGATACTGTGGCAAACGTTAAACCTGTTAGGGTCAATGGCACACTTGTACCAGGATTTATCGATATACAGGTCAATGGTGGCGGTGGGGCACTACTCAACGCAGACCGAAGTGTTGCTTGTATAGAGACGATTGGTCGTGCTCACGCCCAGTTTGGTACGACAGGCTTCTTGCCCACCTTAATTACTGATGATATTGATGTGATGCGCACCGCTGCTGATGCCGTGGCTGAGTCATTAGCTCAAGGTTGTGATGGTGTTTTAGGTGTGCATTTTGAAGGCCCGCATCTATCATTGCCCAAAAAAGGGGTACACCCACAGTCTTATATTCGTCGTATCTCAGATGCGGAGTTAGCCATTTTTTGCCGTAAGGACTTAGGTATTAAAGTTGTTACCCTCGCACCAGAGAATGTCTCTGTAGAGGTGATTAAGGCCTTAGTGGCCGAAGATGTACGAGTCTGTTTAGGCCATTCTAACGCCGATTACGATACCGTGGTTGCCGCGCTTGAGGCGGGTGCAACTGGCTTTACTCATCTGTATAACGCCATGTCTCCTATGGGATCTCGCGAGCCTGGAATGGTAGGCGCCGCTATCGAGAGTCGTGATGCTTGGTGCGGTTTGATTGTCGATGGTCATCATGTACATGCTGCTGCCGCCAAAGTTGCCATCTATGCCAAACCCAAAGGCAAGGTGATGTTAGTCACCGATGCCATGCCACCCGTGGGTATGGCACAAGATGCAAGCTTTGAGCTTTTCGGCACTCAAGTTATTCGTCAAGGCGATAGGTTAAATGCGGTAACTGGTGAGCTTGCTGGTTGTGTTTTAGATATGGCACAAGCGGTGAACAACAGCGTTAGCATGTTAGGGCTTGAGCTTAGTGAGGCTCTGCGTATGGCCTCACTCTATCCTGCGCAGTTTATTGGCCAAGATAGTGTTCGCGGAACGCTTAAGGTTGGAAATAAAGCGGATATGGTCTTGCTTGACTCGCAGCGACAGGTAACCAGAACTTATATTGGTGGCAAATTGGTATATCAGGTTTAA
- the nagK gene encoding N-acetylglucosamine kinase, translated as MGFNQTKEAPLFIGIDGGGSKCRATIYASDDTVLGTGVAGRANPLFGLSQTFESIKLSTQLALEDAGLQASDGGQLVAGLGLAGVNVPHLYQELVNWQHPFANMFVTTDLHTACIGAHHGSDGAVIITGTGSCGYVHVGEESLSLGGHGFPLGDKGSGAWLGLKAAEQVLLELDGFGPKTLLTERLKNHFQTSDAMGIVEKLAGKSSSCYATLARLVLESAIEQDEVAKGIVVEGAAYISDLAKKLFALHPPRFSMIGGLAEPLAPWLDKDVVARISPVIAPPEMGAAYYARQCYVAAD; from the coding sequence ATGGGATTTAACCAGACAAAGGAAGCCCCCTTATTTATTGGTATCGATGGTGGTGGCAGTAAATGTCGAGCTACCATTTATGCAAGCGATGATACCGTCCTTGGGACTGGCGTCGCTGGACGAGCAAATCCTTTGTTCGGGCTATCACAGACTTTTGAGTCTATTAAACTGTCTACTCAACTAGCATTAGAAGATGCCGGGCTGCAGGCGAGCGACGGTGGACAGCTTGTGGCTGGCCTTGGTCTGGCCGGCGTTAATGTTCCCCATTTATATCAAGAGCTGGTTAATTGGCAGCATCCATTTGCTAATATGTTTGTTACTACCGATCTTCATACCGCTTGTATCGGGGCACATCATGGCAGTGATGGCGCGGTGATTATCACCGGAACAGGATCGTGTGGCTATGTCCATGTGGGAGAAGAGTCTTTATCTTTAGGCGGACATGGGTTTCCATTAGGCGATAAGGGAAGTGGTGCCTGGTTAGGCTTAAAGGCCGCTGAACAGGTGTTATTAGAGCTCGATGGTTTTGGTCCTAAAACACTGTTGACCGAGCGACTTAAGAATCATTTTCAGACAAGTGATGCAATGGGGATCGTTGAAAAATTAGCCGGTAAGTCATCGAGTTGCTACGCTACCTTGGCCCGCTTAGTGTTAGAAAGTGCAATAGAACAAGATGAGGTCGCTAAAGGCATTGTCGTAGAAGGAGCGGCCTACATAAGTGACTTAGCGAAGAAGCTATTTGCTTTACATCCGCCCCGTTTTTCAATGATAGGCGGGCTTGCTGAGCCGTTAGCTCCTTGGTTAGATAAAGACGTAGTCGCCAGAATCTCGCCCGTTATCGCACCACCAGAAATGGGAGCGGCTTACTATGCGCGTCAGTGTTATGTCGCTGCAGATTAA
- a CDS encoding SapC family protein: MTQIVPLSSEKHLNIKLTHSSDYTRFAKEHLIPVLAREIPNLAAEFPIVFVKNTENGQFLPVAMMGIKPDTNLYCQSTEWSSPVTPLGFNNAPLSIAKTPEKDDKVIVCIDEDSPMISQEAGSRLFTDSGEKTEYLTARTNSLLDVAAMHQQTQGMCQYLAQKNLLNPQQLTLKLDNQQQNININGVYVIDDDSFNAISDEDFLELKNKGLLPIIYAHRASLNQLSRLIAKQNQHDSSQ, from the coding sequence ATGACCCAAATAGTTCCTCTTTCATCGGAAAAACACCTAAACATAAAGTTAACCCACTCGAGTGACTATACCCGTTTTGCCAAAGAACACTTGATTCCTGTTTTAGCACGAGAGATCCCAAATTTAGCAGCTGAGTTTCCTATTGTTTTTGTAAAAAACACCGAGAATGGACAGTTTCTACCTGTGGCAATGATGGGCATAAAGCCTGACACTAACCTATATTGCCAATCGACTGAATGGAGCTCGCCAGTAACTCCGCTAGGGTTTAATAATGCGCCCCTCTCTATAGCGAAAACGCCCGAAAAAGATGACAAGGTGATTGTCTGTATTGACGAAGATAGCCCGATGATCTCCCAAGAAGCGGGTAGCCGACTATTTACAGATAGCGGGGAAAAAACCGAATATCTAACTGCGAGAACTAACTCACTGTTAGATGTTGCTGCGATGCACCAGCAAACTCAGGGAATGTGCCAGTATCTAGCACAGAAAAACCTGTTAAATCCTCAGCAACTTACCCTCAAACTTGATAATCAACAACAGAATATCAACATTAATGGTGTTTACGTTATCGATGACGACAGCTTTAATGCGATTAGTGACGAAGATTTCTTGGAGCTTAAAAATAAAGGCTTATTACCGATAATTTATGCCCACAGAGCATCACTAAACCAGCTTTCTCGACTCATCGCTAAACAAAATCAACACGATAGTAGCCAATAA